The genomic stretch CTAAGGTTTTCGGCGTTGGCACGTTCCTCAATGGTGCCTCCACGAGCGTGTGTGAAACCATGGACATTGCTGATGGCAGTGGTGATTGGCCTTGCTCCGTCACAAGGGCAGGATTCCCAGCCCTTTCATTGCCGCATGCCACCACAGTGGCGTTTCAGCGACGCCGAGGCAGGCCCGCCTGCCAAAATCGAGGAAGCCTTGGGAAAGATCCTTGCCGATCCTGAATCAACGGAGCGGGAATCCGCCGCCTTCCTGTTGTGGCGCAACCGCAGCTTCATTCACGCCAAAGCGGTGATCGAGCTGGCCGAAACGACACGTGGGGCGCTGGCGGCGGAGGTCACGGCCGGGCTGAAACCGGAGACGATTCGGCGGGAAGTGGAGTCAGCCGATCCGCGGTGGGGCTTCTGGCTGGCCTACCTACGCCCCCAAGCCGAACTGGTGGACATTTTGATGGAAAAGACCCGGGGAAGCTTCCAGACCGGCGCGGTTCTCGCCCTCGGGCGGTCGCGAGACCCGCGGGCGCTAGGTCCCTTGCTTGCGCTCCTCAGGGACTCGAAAACGCCCTTGCGCGGTTTCACGGCATGCGCGTTGCGAGATTTCGGCTCGGTGGATGCCGAGGCAGATCTGATTGCGGCGTTGTCTGAAAGTGACGATTTGTGGCTGCAAGTGAATGCCTGCGACGCCCTGGCCAAAATCGGCACGGAACGGGCCCTGCCGGCATTGCGTCGGCTAACGGCCGCCTCGCAGCCGGTTGGAGCCTTAAACACCAAGACCAGTGCTTCCCGCGCCATCCGGGAAATCCAAACACGGGGTCAAAAGTAGTCGATTCTGCTCCAAAGCGAGGACAACCCCGATCTCCCGGATTTTGCTGCGGGGGAAATGATTTGGTCGCCGGGAGTCCCGGCGTTATATCGCCCGCGCATGAGCGAAGCCCCACCGAAGCGCCCCCGAGTCAACGTCCGTCGCCCCGACGTGATGACGCAGGTCAATGCCGAGGTGGAGCGCCACTACCGGTCGTCTATCGTCGAGCGGATCCGCGCCAATGGCGGCGAGGTCACGCTGGGCAACACCACCGTGCGGCTTGCCCAGCAATTCGGCTTCTGCTACGGCGTCGAGCGGGCGATCGACCTCGCCTACGCCGCCCGCCGCGTCTTCCCGGACAAGCGCATCTTCCTGATCGGCGAAATCATCCACAATCCCGAGGTCAACCGCCAGCTCGTGGACATGGGCATCGTTTCGCTGCCGTGGAAGCAGCTCACCGACGACTACGACCAGCTCAGCTCGGAGGACGTGGTGATCGTGCCCGCCTTCGGCGCGCCGACGAATTTCATGGAGAAGATCGAGGAGCGCGGCTGCTACGTGGTGGACACCACCTGCGGCGACGTGATGAAGGTCTGGCGCCGGGTCCGAAGCTACGCGAAGGATGGCATCACCTCCATCATCCACGGCAAGGCCGGCCACGAGGAGACCCAGGCGACCGCCTCCCGGGCTCTCGGCGAGGACGGCCAGGGCCACTACCTGATCGTGCTGACGCTGGAGGAAACCGACATCGTCTGCCGCTACATCCGCGAGGGCGGCGACAAGGAGGCTCTCCTCAAGCGCTTCGCCCACGCCGTGTCGCCCGGCTTCGATGCGGACCTGCATTTGCAAAAGGTCGGCGTGGCGAACCAGACCACCATGCTGAAGAGCGAGACCGAGGAGATCCAGCGCCGCGTCCGCGATGCCGTGGTCGCCCGCGATGGCTCGGCGGAGAAGTTCCTGGTCTTCGACACCATCTGCGGCGCCACCCAGGAGCGGCAGGATGCGCTTTTCGAGATGCTCCGTCGGCCGATGGACATGCTGTTCGTGGTCGGCGGCTACAACAGCTCCAACACCACGCACCTCGTGGAGATCGGCGAACAATCGCTACCGACCTTTTTCATCCGCAATGCCCAGTGCCTCCAGTCGCTGGAGCAGATCATCCACTTCGACCTGCACGAAAAGGCGGAAATCACCAGCGGCTATCCGGGAGCGCTCTTGGGCGAAGGCCCGGCGGTCATCGGCATCACGGCGGGCGCGAGCTGCCCGAACAACCTGATCGAGGACACGATCTTCCGGATCTTCGAGATGCGCGGAGTGCCGCGCGAGTTGGTGCAGACGATTTGAGGAGCGAGACCAGCCCTCCGCGCGGTGTCAACAGTATGTCGACACGCCTTATCCGGCTGCGCTGGCGGATCGGCTCGATTCCATTGCCAGACTCGATTCTTTTGGCAGCGGCTTGGCTTCCGCTACTGGCTTGGCTTCGGCCACTTCGACTTTCCTGGTTTCAGGGATCACCGGGGCCTTGGGCTCCTCCGCAGTCTCCACTTTCTTCGCCGGCACTGCTTCGACCGGCTTGCCATTCACCCCCGCCACCACTCCCACAGGGACGATCTCGCGATACACGCCCTCGGTCTGTTCGGCGATCGTGTCCCAACTGAACCCATAGGCCGCTTTCACCCGGCCGCGGGTGCCCATCCAGCGGGCGTGCTCGAAGTTCGAGAAAGCTGCCTTCACCCCGTCGGCAATGCCCCAGGCACTGGCGTCCACGATGTAGCCATCCTCACCGTGGGTGACGAAGTCGCGCGGTCCGCCATTGCGGGTGACCACCACCGGCTTCGATGCGGCCCAAGCTTCCAGCACCACGATGCCGAAGGGCTCGTTGCGGCTCGGCACGCAGACCACGTCGGCGCTTTTGAAAAGGTTCATCACGTCGCCATCCGGGCTCATCGCGCCGGGGAAACGCACGGCAAAATCGACGCCGAGTTCCTTCGCCCGGTGCCGCAGGTGGCTGAGCATGTCACCACCACCCACGAAGACCGCCTTGGCATTCGGCTTGTAATGGAGGATCGACGGCATCGCCTCT from Luteolibacter arcticus encodes the following:
- a CDS encoding HEAT repeat domain-containing protein — its product is MKPWTLLMAVVIGLAPSQGQDSQPFHCRMPPQWRFSDAEAGPPAKIEEALGKILADPESTERESAAFLLWRNRSFIHAKAVIELAETTRGALAAEVTAGLKPETIRREVESADPRWGFWLAYLRPQAELVDILMEKTRGSFQTGAVLALGRSRDPRALGPLLALLRDSKTPLRGFTACALRDFGSVDAEADLIAALSESDDLWLQVNACDALAKIGTERALPALRRLTAASQPVGALNTKTSASRAIREIQTRGQK
- a CDS encoding 4-hydroxy-3-methylbut-2-enyl diphosphate reductase; this translates as MSEAPPKRPRVNVRRPDVMTQVNAEVERHYRSSIVERIRANGGEVTLGNTTVRLAQQFGFCYGVERAIDLAYAARRVFPDKRIFLIGEIIHNPEVNRQLVDMGIVSLPWKQLTDDYDQLSSEDVVIVPAFGAPTNFMEKIEERGCYVVDTTCGDVMKVWRRVRSYAKDGITSIIHGKAGHEETQATASRALGEDGQGHYLIVLTLEETDIVCRYIREGGDKEALLKRFAHAVSPGFDADLHLQKVGVANQTTMLKSETEEIQRRVRDAVVARDGSAEKFLVFDTICGATQERQDALFEMLRRPMDMLFVVGGYNSSNTTHLVEIGEQSLPTFFIRNAQCLQSLEQIIHFDLHEKAEITSGYPGALLGEGPAVIGITAGASCPNNLIEDTIFRIFEMRGVPRELVQTI
- a CDS encoding glycosyltransferase family 4 protein, with the protein product MKIAMLSWESLHSIPVGGGAVHVTELAAALERRGHEVHVFTRLGQGQTTAAVIDGVYYHRCPIELHPDFITEVNNMGNSLMYFLAAHEAESGKPFDIVHGHDWLCSKAVAQAKNDHGRKTVFTIHSTQYGRTGNNLHTGVCDRVRSIEREGTYVADRVIAVSGYLADEVKWQYEVPEWKLRVIYNGIDCARFDDEIDPAICRASYGIAPMDPMILFVGRISTQKGPDLLLEAMPSILHYKPNAKAVFVGGGDMLSHLRHRAKELGVDFAVRFPGAMSPDGDVMNLFKSADVVCVPSRNEPFGIVVLEAWAASKPVVVTRNGGPRDFVTHGEDGYIVDASAWGIADGVKAAFSNFEHARWMGTRGRVKAAYGFSWDTIAEQTEGVYREIVPVGVVAGVNGKPVEAVPAKKVETAEEPKAPVIPETRKVEVAEAKPVAEAKPLPKESSLAMESSRSASAAG